The genomic region ATATGTCCGTCTTGATTGTGGATTTTCCGAGGTCCACGTGACTTGGCTTCGTAGGACGAATGATGGTGTTGTCTTCTTCAATATTAATGTCCTCATTGTCATCATCTGACTCTTCAACTGGACCACAATAGCATCTTCAGCTTGCGGTGTAGTAGCTTCGTTAGCTACCACAATTGAGCTCTCTCCCCTCGTTTCAGGGTTCTCCAAAGCAAGCACTAAAGCTAGCTTAGGAACTGATTGGTCTCCTGCCATATCTGCGGAGGTAGACTTTTCTTGGTGCTATCTAAGGCTGGATTTGAAGCAAAGAACAAATTCGAAGCAAGCTTAAAATACAGAGCAATTTTGTAAGCAACGCAGCGTTTGTCGTGCCAATCATTACGAACATCGTTCTTTTTATACGAGAAACTTTTTCAAAGTAAACTGTTTACTCACTAAATAGCTGACcccactaaccaaagttcctcgaaGTATAATTCATAACGAGCTTCGGGAAAGTGTTTTCGGATCTTCGACATAAGACTTCCCAATCATATTTTTTGCGGtcgaagctcgttatgaaaaaacaaACTAATTCTGcaaggggctattgttgggggctTATATTACCGAAGATCCTCAAAACCCCTTATCACCAAGTTGAGAAGGTGTGTTTTAGGTACAATACATAGGATTGACGAAGCCAACCTTCATCAAAAGCAACATGCAAATAAAAAAGCATAAGTTGTGGAGCTTTGGTCGCGCCTAGGTGTTGCGAAGGTGTATACCAAAGCAGACAACTTCGTCGCTAAAGGCTCCGATGTACGAAGCGGAGAAGAAGAGGATTCATGATACTTGTTCAACACGAAAAGAGGAGGAAAGACAATATTGCCCTTGTGATACTTGTAAATCATGCATGTAAACTTcgtgggcatacttgtaattttaTATGAAGCTGTATCTCTCACCTATAAATAGAGGAATAGCGCCATGCATAAATTCATCTCTCGAGAGCTCATGGCACTAATTTGTTTAGCCTTCGAAGATACCTTTGAGCCTTTATTCGTGTAAAGTTGAAggtatgattgtaatcatttgataTATTGCAAGGAATAAAATGGTATGTGTATGAACATTTAAATGAGTAACATGTCTTGCTCTTTATTGTTTACATTTCACCCTTGTTGATATACATATATTTTCACCCTTCGTCTTCCCTCTTAAATTAACCTTCAAAGAAGGGTTAATTAAAGAGAGAAGCTTATGGTTTTAtaacttgtgttgccttattttttatattctttagcTTTCAAAAGCAAGTGACCAGCAGACGGTAGCTTGTAGATCGCGGTCCCTAGCCCACACTGATCGTCCCATCCCACCTTTCTGTCTTTCCTTCTCGAGTGACGGTGATTCCTGCATCACATCGACGCCTCATCTAGTGCTACTTTAGCTACGACAACGATTCCTATGTCGCTCGCCTCTTCCAGCGGTTGCTTGGCGGTGTCTCCACCTTGTCCCATCCGATCCCGCCGCTCATCCATGTCCCACCACAATGGAAGCAAGCCGGTCTACCAGCCGTGCCAGGGGCCCGAGCGACACCATCAGTCGATGGATGAGATCGCTGCCCCGCCCACCGCCATTGTTGCTCAGTCGGTGGAGCAACTTAGCAACAACCACTTTGTGTGTGGGGGAGGAGGGAGATGTACCATGTAGGGCACCGGCCACATGCTCTTAGAGAAGCTCCTATGCCTTGCCTCTGTCCTCTCCACCGCCAAGCCTATAATTGTCGCCGCCTCTATTTATCTCTATATTTCCTCGCCTGTGATGGATCTCACGCTTTATGCGTGCATGTGCATCTACACGTGCACACCCTACACAACGAATGTGGTGAATAGTCTGTTTGGTTTGTTTGATCGATTGACTAGATTTGATTTGGTGGCCGGAGAGGCGTGAAGAGTGTCGAGTTTGCTAAATTTGGGTCTATCCAATTTTTGAGTGACTAGCATATATTTCGCGCTAACGCTACGATTCCGTGAAGGGGAGAGATCGACAACGATGACGACGTGAGGGGAGGCATTGacaacggcgacgacgacgacgacacgggggagggggagggatgATTCAAAAAATATTGTCCATTGGATTTACGTGGGTAAAGGAAATAGAGTTATCTAGCGATCTAAACCGTTAGTTTTGATGGTGTATTAAATTTGGGTGTAATTTGTTTGTTGGATTTATTTGAGATTATGAGTGTGGCCGTGATTTGGGTGGGCGGTTTTTGCAAAATTTAAAGGGTGAATTATATGGTGGTATAGATTAATGTGATTAGTACACGGTCGCAATGGGGTTTATCTGTGGCAGCGTGAATTTGTTGGAATGGCATGAGATGTGAAATTGGGATTATTTAAGTACGCGTTAATTTGGGCGATCACTTGTAGTGGAACTTTGATTTGACTTGGTCTTGAGGATTAACGACGTTGCCTAGCTAAGTTATTTGTCGTTGCACGTGTGCATGCATTCCCATCACTTATGATTGCTGGGATGCTCGGTCCCAAGTCACGCTCACTTGAGGACTTGAGGTAACAAATTGAATTTCCTGTTTTGGAACCAACTATGCTATTTTCACTATGTCCATTTCTTTCTCAAACATTGTATGCCATTTTTGTATGGATAAACCCTGAAAAAATCATCTACTTAGCCCCCCTATATAAAGAGAGAAAGGTGTTATCCGAACTTAAAACATGAGGTGATAGTAAAATGGAATTTGAAAGAACGAAATAGTATCTAATGGATTTGGATAAAACATGTTGAACAATTCGTTTACATGAACTACAGAATCATGAAATGTACAAATGGATTGTCAGCATCACACATCAAATATGATTGTGTCATCGCAATGCACGTGCATTGTACTCTTGCTTCTCTGCACTCTGTTTCATCAGCAGTGTGGAGAGTTGATGGTGCTATAGGCGTTGCTATGTGGAGAGTTGATGGTGCTATAGACGTTGCTACGGGATCCACAATCCTGGttgaaagaaataaggaaaaagtgTGACATACTTGGTCTGTTGGACTGCTTCATGCACTGTTGAAGGGGAGGACAACATATCATCGTTGGTTCGAAGATCAACGAGTGCACGACAAGCTACCATAAGGCAGCGGATCTGGTCTCGTGAGGAAGTAGGAAGAGAAAGAAGGGTGgggattgtaacacccctggtgttatgaGAACTAAAATCTTGACATGTCATCATATGCATTGGCATCATGTTGTTTGatatacctagaatgcattcactaggtcaaaTTCAAAGCAAAATGTGGTGTTTTGTTGAATAGGGTGCAAGTTTAGTCCCCAAAACCATGTTTGAAGTTCAAGTTAAACTACTAACTTCTAAACTAAAGACAATTGTATTATGAACTCTATACATGAAAGATAGGCTATGATGCATAGAATAGCCTTGCTTTTAGCTTATGGTGCAACTTTGGTACTTAAGTGGGAGATTTGGACCACCTTTTAAAACCCCAAATTAGCCCCAAAAGTGAAATTCAAAATCCACCAAGAATTTGTAAAAGgggccaaatatcaaagttgtaggGTATTGAAAAGTGAACAACTTTGGTGTTTTAAGTTCTTCAAGTTTCTATACAAAATTCAAAgtaatttgtaaatttcagatttggggGATGAAAGTACTGTACAATGGCGCTTATGCAGCAAACTAAAACTATCTTCCAGTGTTCTCTAGCCAACTTTGGAGCATTCTAACATGTAACCTGTTGAGTATTGCTTAGTAAgcactatagcaaagttgtagattGTAGATCAGTGAACAAATCTTTTTGAGTGTGATCGACCTAGCACCACATGAAATCGAGAGCAGATGGGGCTTGAAGTTGCTCTGTCAATCGTGGTTGGGTTCAGTTTCAGAAACTGAAACCTGTTTCAGTTAGCGGACGCAGGGGCAGAGCTCGTCGGTGACTTGCTTGTGCTTCAGTGTAGTGATTCGGGTACAGGTGTACATTCGGGGTGCCTGGCCCAAACCCAAAAAGGCTAGTCATGATTGAATTTCGGGTTGGATCGGTCCGTAATTATTACGGGCCGTTTAACAAGGACATTTAACAATTTTCTTGCGTTTATAAATTTTTATCACCTTGATTGATACATTAGATGATAGTTTATAAATTTTTATCACCCTGATTGATACATTagatgataggagttgtgtgatcaGACAATTGATGCATTATCTATCTTAAAAAGTTGACTATCCTCCTTGATACATGTTTTGAGAAAATTTAGAGATGCTTAGACCTATTTAGGAAGTTGGGATTTTGAAAATAAATTTGAACATGAGATGTTGTTATTTTTATAAAAAGGATCTGTAATGATGAAAGCATTATTCACAGTGATGATTTCAACATTCAAGTAAGGTACCTCTTTCATGTACCAAATTTTGAAAAATAGTAAAAATCATGCCAGTGTGCATCTAGAGCACacataagatcatctttcaaattaTAAGTAAATTTCATGTAACTAATACTATAGTCATGTATCAGATAACTACAACTATTGACACTGGATACCACGTAACTAAAGCTATTCTCATAGTATTAGTCAAGTATCAAAGGTGCTGTATTTTCATGGCGCCAAAAGGGAATTAATTGTAGTTCTATGATACATGTCAAAACAGTTGTAATTGTGTACTTCTTATGCAAAAAATACTTGTACTTCTCTGAAATTTGTTTAAACCTGCTGCTACATTTTGTCCTACCTGGCAGGATTTGCTTAGGGGTATGTTCGGTTCCAGGGAACGGCCTCGATCGATTCCAGACCAGATTGCTTGCCTAATTAATATAAGCATTGATGAACTAGAATGAATCCTGGTTGAATTCCGGAACAACCCAACAGGTCAAACGATGACATTCAGCTTAGGTTTTTGGGTATTCCAGCTTTATTCTGACGACTCAATCATCCAGCCTTGCAAGTTAACTGTCGAGACGATTAAACCTTCATtccgatccagcaccagagccctgCTGAGCGGCTGCACCACGGTAGGCTGCAGACTCTTCTGCATAGCGTTGCTTGTCGACCTGAGACTGCTCCACATATGGCTGCCTCTCCTCCGCTACAAAATTTAAATGGGTGGAAATGGTTAGACCAGATGCTCTCCGTGTCtgtttttgtttttttctctAAACAAACATGACCACCAGGAAGGATCTACGTGGAAGATAATGGACTTTTAGGTAGTATGTTAGAGCTGGATTGGTGGTACCTGTCATCTTTTGCCACCTTTCTCCGAGCTTCTTTGCAATCTCTGTGGTCGCCAGTTCAGGATTGCTGCTCTTGATATTCTGCAATGGGGAAGTCACTGTTAACTTTGTGACATGTATGACTATTGTTTGTTTGATCTGCAAAATTCTAGGCTAAGTGCCTCATCTAGAATAACAAAAAAACATGCACTTTGTTGCAACCTAGCGTGTTTTGCATACAACCGAGTAGAGAAAATAGAAGAGCAATAACCAAATGGAAAGTGAAATTCCAAGTTGTTGGGTTCTGATTCTGAAAGAAACACAAACCAGAAGCTGGATAAATGATAGATTAAAAGCTTCTCTAACTAATCATATTCAGTTTTCTCAATGTGGCCTTCTGAAATTCAGGGTTATAAGTAACTTACAGCTCGCTCAGCCTTTGAGAAGTACATGAATGGAGCTATAGCTCTCTTAGGGGCATTGGgatctttcttcttctttggctTCTTTTTTTGAGAACCTTCATCTGGCCCACTCTTCTGCTTCTTCTTCACAGGCGGCTTTGAGCTACTAGCTTCCTTCTTGGAAGGTTTCTGGAAGAAGTTTGTTACCACAATGCATCCTATAGCTATTCTGGAACCATTGTTATGTTATATAATATAAGAGAAAATCTAGTTACCTCCTTTTCTCCTCCACTCATACTAGCATCAGAGCCTTCTGCATCAGAATCATCGGTTGGAGATCCACTATCATCCTTGTCTGCCACAAAATCTTCATCCTACTTTGAAGAGGGGTTACACAAAAATGTACATGCAATCGACAGAAAGTAAACTTATATTGAGTCGTTAACTAAGGGAAGCAATACCTCTTCATCACTTTCCTCATTACCGGCCTGATTTTTTATCCGCTCCAGATGTGGATCAACAGAATCATCATCAGTGCTCTGAAGAACAGCAGTAACACCACTAGTTCTACCTTGTCCATCTCCAAGATTCAGAATTttcaaatgcttaccgcttaaaaAAATTATGAAGGGACAAGATGCTATATCAGATTCATAAAAACATGTTGGCTACAATGGTTATAAATCAACAAAAACATATAGAAACCTGATGAAGTTGAAGAggttatggtattcattcctttGGATGTTTCTGAAGAGAAGTTCTTGATCATTTGTCAGCTTGACCAAAAGGTCAAAGTAATGAGATGATATACTTGCACCTCCAGCACCATGACGCTCGAACTCAACATACTCAATCTACAGGAAGTAACAACGCACCATGGGACCAAATAATTGAATGAAAAACATTTATGTTTCTTTAATAAAGCAGACCTCTTCATGAGGAATTAGTGTTGGGGGCTTTGGCAGAAAGAAGAAGCCCTTTTCGAGTGGATAAAGCAAACCATCTTCAGCTTTAAGTGATGATTTGACTGCATATCCATCTAGGCAACTGCGGAATGTACTTGGCCGTGTCACTTTAGCACTAGACAGGCCACGAAGGACCTTGGAGAATACCTCATGTATTAGACCCTACAAATAAATCAAGGACCCAACAATTGAAAATGTAAGTACAAGGGATGATCAATATATTAAGGCCCTGCAAAGCAGTGAAAGATGAAAACAATGAAACAGTCTACATAACTATTTATTCAATCACATAACTTTTACCAAACAGCGGCTAACGACCAGCCGCTGTTTGGTAGGAAGCTGTTTGGTATGAAAACAATGAAACAGTCTACTTGCAAGCTTAAACATCTTAATTAAATTTTAAAAATAGTGCATGTAACTACGCAAATACAATCCCATGAGAAATATGCAAACATAGAGCTAGGAAGCTTAAATGACTTCATTAAACCACAAGATGGATAAGCAATAAAAATAAAACAAACTTGCATGGATCCATTTTTAGATGAGGGAATGACTTTTTGAAAATGAGTAAATGTATCACCCTATAAGAGCTCTCAAGCCTATCCTTGTACTTCTCAGCCAAAATCTCCCCACTTAATGTCAGTTCCCTTTCAACAACTGCCTCTGTCTCAAACTGTTCACACAACAAGGAAATTAGTTCTTTTGGATAAACATTTTTACCCAGCTAGGTGAAAATTAAAGCGTGATCTGACACCTGAATAACAATGTGAGGATACAAAGTTTGTCCTTTGCGAATTGGTGGATCAAGTGTGATAACCACAAAGGTATGTGGATTGTGTGACTGCATATATGTGAAAAGGCAAGGATGGAATCATATGTTAGTAGGTGCAATAAAAGATCTCAGCATGCATGCAAAATAAATACAACCTTTGGTAAAACAAATAGGCGGAGAATACTACTATACTGGATTTTGAAATCATTAGCTTGTCCTTGGAGTCGCAAGAATGACTGATGAAGCTCCACACTGTACCGACCCCTGAATAAAAAAAAGGAGAATTTAGCAAAACAAAACTACACTCAACATGTCATATTTTTTATGAATGATATTCTAcagagttgttggatgttcccacCTCGGTGTAAGAATTGCAATTCCGTCAAATGTGACAACTGCCATCTCTGAGGAGCCACCACCATCAATTTCAACCGAGATAGCCTGCCATAACATCTAAAAAGGAGAAATTTTATCATTTCCTCCACGCATAAATgcgttttttttttattttcataCTGTTCTTATCAGTAATCTACTAATCTCACCTGTGCTGAAGTACGATGCTCATCTCCAATGAATTGAGTATTCGAAGTCGGAACATGAAAACTTAAATCCATCAATGAATCTTTCTGCAATCAACGTGAAAGAAATGAAATAAAGTCAGCAAACATGGACCATTAAAACTGTAGATATTATTAATGGTTTACAACTTAGCACAGCCAAATCCTTGAACTATGTGACACTAACCATGTGAACCATTAGTTGAGATTGACAGAACATGTATGGCAAAAAAAATCATTTGTTATATAGTGGAGAAACAGATAAGAGACACTATGCAATATAAAATAGTATGATGGTttcgttatcactccatgacATCTTTATGC from Zea mays cultivar B73 chromosome 6, Zm-B73-REFERENCE-NAM-5.0, whole genome shotgun sequence harbors:
- the LOC103630072 gene encoding FACT complex subunit SSRP1-B, whose amino-acid sequence is MADAHHFNNISLGGRGGGHPGQFKLYSGGLAWKKQGGGKIIEVDKGDITNVAWMRIPKSYQLSVGTKEGLCYRFFGFREQDVSNLTNFIEKSTGITPEEKQLSVSGQNWGGIQINGNMLCFNVGSKEAFEVSLADVAQTQMQGKTDVVLEFHVDDTTGANEKDSLMDLSFHVPTSNTQFIGDEHRTSAQMLWQAISVEIDGGGSSEMAVVTFDGIAILTPRGRYSVELHQSFLRLQGQANDFKIQYSSILRLFVLPKSHNPHTFVVITLDPPIRKGQTLYPHIVIQFETEAVVERELTLSGEILAEKYKDRLESSYRGLIHEVFSKVLRGLSSAKVTRPSTFRSCLDGYAVKSSLKAEDGLLYPLEKGFFFLPKPPTLIPHEEIEYVEFERHGAGGASISSHYFDLLVKLTNDQELLFRNIQRNEYHNLFNFISGKHLKILNLGDGQGRTSGVTAVLQSTDDDSVDPHLERIKNQAGNEESDEEDEDFVADKDDSGSPTDDSDAEGSDASMSGGEKEKPSKKEASSSKPPVKKKQKSGPDEGSQKKKPKKKKDPNAPKRAIAPFMYFSKAERANIKSSNPELATTEIAKKLGERWQKMTAEERQPYVEQSQVDKQRYAEESAAYRGAAAQQGSGAGSE